In the Calonectris borealis chromosome 11, bCalBor7.hap1.2, whole genome shotgun sequence genome, one interval contains:
- the CPLX3 gene encoding complexin-3: protein MAFMVKSMVGGQLKNLTGGLGGEEKSEGEKSPAEAQGMTREEYEEYQRQLVEEKMERDAQFAQRKAERATFRSHFRDKYRLPKNETDDNQIQLVGGDVELPKELAKMIEQDNEEEEEKNSVIGQLSNIQNLDLDSLKDKASATLEDLKQTAEKCAVM from the exons ATGGCGTTCATGGTGAAGAGCATGGTGGGGGGGCAGCTGAAGAACCTGACGGGTGGCCTGGGCGGCGAGGAGAAGAGCGAGGGTGAGAAGTCTCCAGCCGAGGCGCAGGGCATGACTCGTGAGGAGTATGAGGAATATCAGCGGCAGCTGGTGGAGGAGAA GATGGAAAGAGATGCCCAGTTTGCCCAGCGCAAGGCGGAGAGGGCCACGTTCAGGTCCCACTTCCGAGACAAGTACAGGCTCCCCAAG AACGAAACGGATGACAACCAGATCCAGCTGGTGGGAGGCGACGTGGAGCTGCCCAAAGAGCTGGCCAAGATGATCGAGCAGGAcaacgaggaggaggaggagaagaactCGGTTATCGGCCAGCTCAGCAACATCCAGAACCTGGACCTTGATTCCTTGAAAGACAAAGCTTCAGCCACGCTAGAGGACCTGAAGCAAACGGCTGAGAAATGCGCCGTGATGTGA
- the CSK gene encoding tyrosine-protein kinase CSK, protein MSGMQAVWPSGTECIAKYNFHGTAEQDLPFSKGDVLTIVAVTKDPNWYKAKNKVGREGIIPANYVQKREGVKAGIKLSLMPWFHGKITREQAERLLYPPETGLFLVRESTNYPGDYTLCVSCEGKVEHYRIIYSSSKLSIDEEVYFENLMQLVEHYTTDADGLCTRLIKPKVMEGTVAAQDEFSRSGWALNMKDLKLLQIIGKGEFGDVMLGDYRGNKVAVKCIKNDATAQAFLAEASVMTQLRHSNLVQLLGVIVEEKSGLYIVTEYMAKGSLVDYLRSRGRSVLGADCLLKFSLDVCEAMEYLEANNFVHRDLAARNVLVSEDNIAKVSDFGLTKEASSTQDTGKLPVKWTAPEALREKKFSTKSDVWSFGILLWEIYSFGRVPYPRIPLKDVVPRVEKGYKMDAPDGCPAVVYEVMKKCWTLDPGHRPSFHQLREQLVHIKEKELYL, encoded by the exons ATGTCAGGGATGCAG GCCGTTTGGCCGTCCGGTACAGAATGTATCGCCAAATACAACTTCCACGGTACCGCCGAGCAGGACCTGCCCTTCAGCAAAGGAGACGTCCTCACCATTGTCGCTGTCACCAAG GATCCCAACTGGTACAAGGCGAAGAACAAGGTGGGTCGGGAGGGCATCATCCCCGCTAACTACGTGCAGAAGCGGGAAGGAGTGAAAGCTGGGATCAAGCTCAGCCTCATGCC GTGGTTTCATGGGAAGATCACGCGGGAGCAGGCGGAGCGGCTGCTGTACCCACCCGAGACGGGGCTTTTCCTGGTGCGGGAGAGCACCAACTACCCCGGGGACTACACCCTCTGCGTCAGCTGCGAGGGGAAGGTGGAGCACTACCGCATCATTTACTCCTCCAGCAAGCTGAGCATCGACGAGGAGGTCTACTTCGAAAACCTCATGCAGCTGGTGGAG CATTACACCACGGACGCGGACGGGCTCTGCACCCGCCTCATCAAACCGAAGGTGATGGAGGGGACAGTGGCAGCGCAGGACGAGTTCTCCCGCA GCGGCTGGGCCCTCAATATGAAGGACCTCAAGTTGCTGCAGATCATTGGCAAAGGGGAATTTGGAG ACGTGATGCTGGGGGATTACCGGGGGAACAAAGTCGCCGTGAAGTGCATTAAAAACGATGCCACAGCGCAAGCCTTTCTGGCGGAGGCATCCGTGATGAC GCAGCTCCGACACAGCAACCTGGTGCAGCTCCTGGGGGTGATCGTGGAGGAGAAGAGCGGCCTTTACATCGTCACCGAGTACATGGCCAAG ggCAGCCTAGTAGACTACCTGCGGTCGCGCGGGCGGTCGGTCCTCGGTGCAGACTGCCTACTGAAGTTCTCCTT AGACGTCTGTGAAGCCATGGAGTACCTGGAAGCCAACAATTTTGTCCACCGGGACTTGGCGGCGAGGAACGTCCTGGTCTCGGAGGACAACATCGCGAAGGTCAGCGATTTTGGGCTGACCAAGGAAGCCTCCTCCACGCAGGACACGGGGAAGCTGCCGGTGAAGTGGACGGCGCCAGAAGCACTTAGAGAAAAG AAATTTTCCACCAAGTCGGACGTGTGGAGCTTCGGGATCCTCCTCTGGGAAATCTACTCCTTCGGGCGAGTGCCTTATCCGAGAATC cccctgaagGACGTGGTACCCCGCGTGGAGAAGGGCTATAAGATGGATGCTCCCGACGGCTGTCCTGCCGTCGTCTACGAGGTGATGAAGAAGTGCTGGACCCTGGACCCCGGCCACCGGCCGTCCTTCCACCAGCTCCGCGAACAGCTAGTGCATATCAAAGAGAAGGAGCTCTACCTGTGA
- the SCAMP2 gene encoding secretory carrier-associated membrane protein 2: protein MSGFDTNPFADPVDVNPFQDPSVTQLTNTSQSGLDEFNPFSESSQLTNAARTTPATQPSGRSQPAVLQTSVEPTPQAVAAAAQAGLLQQQAELERKAAELEKKERELQSNAASINPRQNNWPPLPKKCPIKPCFYQDFSADIPADYQRICKMLYYLWMLHSITLLLNLLACLAWFTVQTERGVDFGLSILWFILFTPCAFLCWYRPIYKAFRSDSSFSFFVFFFIFFCQIAIYIIQAVGIPGWGDSGWIAALSELHGNLAVAVIMMVVAGFFTLCAVLSLFLLKQVHSLYRRTGASFQRAQEEFSQGILTNRGFQNAAAGAASSAAQNAFRGN, encoded by the exons GATCCCTCGGTGACACAGCTCACAAACACTAGCCAAAGTGGCTTGGATGAATTCAACCCCTTTTCTGAGAGCTCCCAGCTG ACAAATGCAGCACGGACGACACCAGCCACGCAGCCCTCTGGCCGCTCGCAGCCTGCTGTTCTGCAGACGTCCGTGGAGCCCACTCCCCAG GCCGTGGCTGCGGCAGCACAGGCTGGGCTTCTTCAGCAGCAGGCAGAATTAGAGAGGAAGGCAGCTGagttggagaagaaggaaagggaattGCAGAGTAACGCAGCCAGCATTAATC CGAGGCAAAACAACTGGCCACCTCTTCCCAAGAAGTGTCCGATCAAGCCGTGTTTTTATCAGGATTTTTCTGCAGACATCCCAGCTGACTACCAGCGGATATGCAAGATGCTGTATTACTTGTGGATGT TGCATTCGATTACCCTGCTCCTAAACCTGCTTGCTTGCCTGGCGTGGTTCACAGTCCAGACGGAAAGAGGAGTAGACTTTGGTCTCTCGATCCTGTGGTTTATTTTATTCACCCCTTGTGCCTTTCTCTGTTGGTACCGACCAATTTACAAGGCTTTCAG GTCTGACAGCTCCTTCAGCTTCTTCgtcttctttttcatcttcttctgCCAAATAGCAATCTACATCATCCAGGCTGTCGGCATTCCTGGCTGGGGAGACAG CGGCTGGATTGCGGCGCTGTCTGAGCTGCACGGGAACCTGGCCGTGGCTGTTATCATGATGGTGGTGGCAGGATTCTTCACGCTGTGCGCGGTTCTCTCGCTCTTCCTCCTGAAGCAG GTGCATTCCCTGTATCGGCGCACAGGAGCCAGTTTCCAAAGGGCCCAGGAAGAGTTTTCCCAAGGCATCCTCACCAACAGGGGCTTCCAGAATGCAGCGGCTGGGGCGGCCTCCTCAGCCGCACAGAATGCTTTCCGGGGAAActag
- the ULK3 gene encoding serine/threonine-protein kinase ULK3 isoform X1: MAGAGWAPPRLDEFILTERLGAGTYATVYKAYRKRDTREVVAIKCVSKRSLNRASVENLLTEIEILKTIRHPHIVELKDFQWDSDHIYLIMEFCAGGDLSRFIRMRRILPEKVARIFLQQLACALKFLHDRNISHLDLKPQNILLSAPENPQLKLADFGFAQHMSPWDEKHVLRGSPLYMAPEMVCRQQYDARVDLWSVGVILYGGLLLLSPPPPRGLARGRFPPLHLPPPLPFPPTEALFGRPPFASRSFAELEEKIRSDRAVELPSRPLLSPECRDLLGQLLERDPLRRISFERFFAHPFVDMEHVPGPESLCKATNLVVEAVKKDQEGDASAALSLYCKALEYFVPALHYESDARRKEAIRAKVGQYISRAEELKALVTSSNKNLLQQGNPARELLKEMAKDKPRLCTALEMASAAIAKEEEGKDDGDTLELYQQSLGELLLLLAAEPAGRRRELLHAEIQTLMARAEYLKDQMKMREAQSLGKEALAEPVRSTCTLQ, encoded by the exons atgGCCGGGGCCGGCTGGGCCCCGCCGCGCCTGGACGAGTTCATCCTCACCGAGCGCCTCGGCGCCGGCACCTACGCCACCGTCTACAAGGCTTACAGGAAG agggacacgCGCGAGGTGGTGGCCATCAAGTGCGTGAGCAAGAGGAGCCTCAACCGGGCGTCGGTGGAGAACCTCCTGACGGAGATCGAGATCCTGAAGACCATCCGCCACCCGCACATCGTGGAGCTCAAGGACTTccag TGGGACAGCGACCACATCTACCTGATCATGGAGTTCTGCGCCGGGGGGGACCTCTCCCGCTTCATCCGGATGCGCAGGATCCTCCCCGAGAAGGTGGCACGCATCTTCCTGCAGCAGCTCG CCTGCGCCCTGAAGTTCCTCCACGACCGTAACATCTCCCACCTGGACCTCAAGCCGCAGAACATCCTCCTGAGCGCCCCGGAGAACCCCCAGCTGAAGCTGGCAG ATTTCGGGTTTGCGCAGCACATGTCGCCGTGGGACGAGAAGCACGTTCTGCGGGGCTCCCCGCTCTACATGGCCCCCGAGATGGTGTGCCGCCAGCAGTACGACGCCCGGGTGGACCTGTGGTCGGTGGGCGTCATCCTTTACGGTGGGCTTTTGCTTTTatcccccccgccaccccggggCTTGGCTCGGGGCCGGTTtccccccctccatctccccccgccgctccctttcccccccacagAAGCGCTTTTCGGGAGGCCGCCCTTCGCCTCCCGCTCCTTCGCCGAGCTGGAGGAGAAGATCCGCAGCGACCGGGCGGTCGAG ctgcccagcCGGCCCCTGCTCTCCCCGGAGTGCCGGGATCTCTTGGGACAGCTCTTGGAGAGGGACCCTTTGAGACGCATCTCCTTCGAGCGCTTCTTCGCCCACCCTTTTGTGGATATGGAGCACGTCCCCGGCCCTGAGAGCCTCTGCAAGGCG ACCAACCTGGTGGTGGAGGCGGTGAAGaaggatcaggagggggacgccTCCGCTGCCCTCTCCCTCTACTGCAAAGCCCTGGAGTATTTTGTGCCGGCTCTGCACT ATGAAAGCGATGCTCGCCGGAAAGAAGCCATCCGCGCCAAG GTGGGGCAGTACATCTCCCGAGCGGAGGAGCTGAAGGCGTTGGTCACCTCCAGCAACAAGAACCTCCTGCAGCAAGGGAACCCAGCCCGAGAGCTCCTTAAAG AGATGGCCAAGGACAAGCCTCGCCTCTGCACTGCGCTGGAAATGGCTTCTGCCGCCATCGCTAAG gaggaggaaggcaaagaCGACGGTGACACCCTGGAGCTCTACCAGCAGAGCctgggggagctgctgctcctcctggccG ccgagccggcggggaggcggcgggagctgCTCCACGCGGAG ATCCAGACCCTGATGGCCCGAGCTGAGTACCTGAAAGATCAGATGAAG ATGCGGGAGGCGCAGTCCCTGGGCAAGGAGGCGCTGGCGGAGCCCGTCCGGAGCA CCTGTACTTTGCAGTGA
- the ULK3 gene encoding serine/threonine-protein kinase ULK3 isoform X2, producing MAGAGWAPPRLDEFILTERLGAGTYATVYKAYRKRDTREVVAIKCVSKRSLNRASVENLLTEIEILKTIRHPHIVELKDFQWDSDHIYLIMEFCAGGDLSRFIRMRRILPEKVARIFLQQLACALKFLHDRNISHLDLKPQNILLSAPENPQLKLADFGFAQHMSPWDEKHVLRGSPLYMAPEMVCRQQYDARVDLWSVGVILYEALFGRPPFASRSFAELEEKIRSDRAVELPSRPLLSPECRDLLGQLLERDPLRRISFERFFAHPFVDMEHVPGPESLCKATNLVVEAVKKDQEGDASAALSLYCKALEYFVPALHYESDARRKEAIRAKVGQYISRAEELKALVTSSNKNLLQQGNPARELLKEMAKDKPRLCTALEMASAAIAKEEEGKDDGDTLELYQQSLGELLLLLAAEPAGRRRELLHAEIQTLMARAEYLKDQMKMREAQSLGKEALAEPVRSTCTLQ from the exons atgGCCGGGGCCGGCTGGGCCCCGCCGCGCCTGGACGAGTTCATCCTCACCGAGCGCCTCGGCGCCGGCACCTACGCCACCGTCTACAAGGCTTACAGGAAG agggacacgCGCGAGGTGGTGGCCATCAAGTGCGTGAGCAAGAGGAGCCTCAACCGGGCGTCGGTGGAGAACCTCCTGACGGAGATCGAGATCCTGAAGACCATCCGCCACCCGCACATCGTGGAGCTCAAGGACTTccag TGGGACAGCGACCACATCTACCTGATCATGGAGTTCTGCGCCGGGGGGGACCTCTCCCGCTTCATCCGGATGCGCAGGATCCTCCCCGAGAAGGTGGCACGCATCTTCCTGCAGCAGCTCG CCTGCGCCCTGAAGTTCCTCCACGACCGTAACATCTCCCACCTGGACCTCAAGCCGCAGAACATCCTCCTGAGCGCCCCGGAGAACCCCCAGCTGAAGCTGGCAG ATTTCGGGTTTGCGCAGCACATGTCGCCGTGGGACGAGAAGCACGTTCTGCGGGGCTCCCCGCTCTACATGGCCCCCGAGATGGTGTGCCGCCAGCAGTACGACGCCCGGGTGGACCTGTGGTCGGTGGGCGTCATCCTTTACG AAGCGCTTTTCGGGAGGCCGCCCTTCGCCTCCCGCTCCTTCGCCGAGCTGGAGGAGAAGATCCGCAGCGACCGGGCGGTCGAG ctgcccagcCGGCCCCTGCTCTCCCCGGAGTGCCGGGATCTCTTGGGACAGCTCTTGGAGAGGGACCCTTTGAGACGCATCTCCTTCGAGCGCTTCTTCGCCCACCCTTTTGTGGATATGGAGCACGTCCCCGGCCCTGAGAGCCTCTGCAAGGCG ACCAACCTGGTGGTGGAGGCGGTGAAGaaggatcaggagggggacgccTCCGCTGCCCTCTCCCTCTACTGCAAAGCCCTGGAGTATTTTGTGCCGGCTCTGCACT ATGAAAGCGATGCTCGCCGGAAAGAAGCCATCCGCGCCAAG GTGGGGCAGTACATCTCCCGAGCGGAGGAGCTGAAGGCGTTGGTCACCTCCAGCAACAAGAACCTCCTGCAGCAAGGGAACCCAGCCCGAGAGCTCCTTAAAG AGATGGCCAAGGACAAGCCTCGCCTCTGCACTGCGCTGGAAATGGCTTCTGCCGCCATCGCTAAG gaggaggaaggcaaagaCGACGGTGACACCCTGGAGCTCTACCAGCAGAGCctgggggagctgctgctcctcctggccG ccgagccggcggggaggcggcgggagctgCTCCACGCGGAG ATCCAGACCCTGATGGCCCGAGCTGAGTACCTGAAAGATCAGATGAAG ATGCGGGAGGCGCAGTCCCTGGGCAAGGAGGCGCTGGCGGAGCCCGTCCGGAGCA CCTGTACTTTGCAGTGA
- the ULK3 gene encoding serine/threonine-protein kinase ULK3 isoform X3: MAGAGWAPPRLDEFILTERLGAGTYATVYKAYRKRDTREVVAIKCVSKRSLNRASVENLLTEIEILKTIRHPHIVELKDFQWDSDHIYLIMEFCAGGDLSRFIRMRRILPEKVARIFLQQLACALKFLHDRNISHLDLKPQNILLSAPENPQLKLADFGFAQHMSPWDEKHVLRGSPLYMAPEMVCRQQYDARVDLWSVGVILYEALFGRPPFASRSFAELEEKIRSDRAVELPSRPLLSPECRDLLGQLLERDPLRRISFERFFAHPFVDMEHVPGPESLCKATNLVVEAVKKDQEGDASAALSLYCKALEYFVPALHYESDARRKEAIRAKVGQYISRAEELKALVTSSNKNLLQQGNPARELLKEMAKDKPRLCTALEMASAAIAKEEEGKDDGDTLELYQQSLGELLLLLAAEPAGRRRELLHAEIQTLMARAEYLKDQMKVRLPGGLWTCLGGFTGWKTLLSASRCGRRSPWARRRWRSPSGAPVLCSDAREPAGGMPLGCRRDAAHRPGAAVQRDADGGVEER; this comes from the exons atgGCCGGGGCCGGCTGGGCCCCGCCGCGCCTGGACGAGTTCATCCTCACCGAGCGCCTCGGCGCCGGCACCTACGCCACCGTCTACAAGGCTTACAGGAAG agggacacgCGCGAGGTGGTGGCCATCAAGTGCGTGAGCAAGAGGAGCCTCAACCGGGCGTCGGTGGAGAACCTCCTGACGGAGATCGAGATCCTGAAGACCATCCGCCACCCGCACATCGTGGAGCTCAAGGACTTccag TGGGACAGCGACCACATCTACCTGATCATGGAGTTCTGCGCCGGGGGGGACCTCTCCCGCTTCATCCGGATGCGCAGGATCCTCCCCGAGAAGGTGGCACGCATCTTCCTGCAGCAGCTCG CCTGCGCCCTGAAGTTCCTCCACGACCGTAACATCTCCCACCTGGACCTCAAGCCGCAGAACATCCTCCTGAGCGCCCCGGAGAACCCCCAGCTGAAGCTGGCAG ATTTCGGGTTTGCGCAGCACATGTCGCCGTGGGACGAGAAGCACGTTCTGCGGGGCTCCCCGCTCTACATGGCCCCCGAGATGGTGTGCCGCCAGCAGTACGACGCCCGGGTGGACCTGTGGTCGGTGGGCGTCATCCTTTACG AAGCGCTTTTCGGGAGGCCGCCCTTCGCCTCCCGCTCCTTCGCCGAGCTGGAGGAGAAGATCCGCAGCGACCGGGCGGTCGAG ctgcccagcCGGCCCCTGCTCTCCCCGGAGTGCCGGGATCTCTTGGGACAGCTCTTGGAGAGGGACCCTTTGAGACGCATCTCCTTCGAGCGCTTCTTCGCCCACCCTTTTGTGGATATGGAGCACGTCCCCGGCCCTGAGAGCCTCTGCAAGGCG ACCAACCTGGTGGTGGAGGCGGTGAAGaaggatcaggagggggacgccTCCGCTGCCCTCTCCCTCTACTGCAAAGCCCTGGAGTATTTTGTGCCGGCTCTGCACT ATGAAAGCGATGCTCGCCGGAAAGAAGCCATCCGCGCCAAG GTGGGGCAGTACATCTCCCGAGCGGAGGAGCTGAAGGCGTTGGTCACCTCCAGCAACAAGAACCTCCTGCAGCAAGGGAACCCAGCCCGAGAGCTCCTTAAAG AGATGGCCAAGGACAAGCCTCGCCTCTGCACTGCGCTGGAAATGGCTTCTGCCGCCATCGCTAAG gaggaggaaggcaaagaCGACGGTGACACCCTGGAGCTCTACCAGCAGAGCctgggggagctgctgctcctcctggccG ccgagccggcggggaggcggcgggagctgCTCCACGCGGAG ATCCAGACCCTGATGGCCCGAGCTGAGTACCTGAAAGATCAGATGAAGGTACGGCTGCCTGGGGGGCTCTGGA CGTGCCTGGGGGGCTTTACAGGCTGGAAAACCCTCCTCTCCGCTTCCAGATGCGGGAGGCGCAGTCCCTGGGCAAGGAGGCGCTGGCGGAGCCCGTCCGGAGCA CCTGTACTTTGCAGTGACGCCCGGGAGCCGGCCGGCGGGATGCCGCTGGGATGCCGGCGGGATGCCGCTCaccgccccggcgctgccgtgCAAAGAGATGCCGACGGCGGGGTGGAGGAAAGATGA